Proteins encoded together in one Riemerella anatipestifer window:
- a CDS encoding helix-turn-helix domain-containing protein, with amino-acid sequence MKINTKKDYQRYLQEVDELMKKGEELLTSTELNRISVLSSALEEYEDAFYPIAQPKTLPEMVELRLFEKKMSQTDFAKVSGISLSKVNQIIKGNRKVDIPFAKAVYQVLDIPADFVLSHS; translated from the coding sequence ATGAAAATAAACACTAAAAAAGACTATCAACGCTACTTGCAAGAGGTAGACGAATTGATGAAAAAAGGAGAGGAACTTCTGACTTCTACAGAACTTAACCGTATTAGTGTTTTGTCTTCTGCTTTGGAGGAGTACGAAGATGCTTTTTATCCCATTGCACAACCTAAAACTCTTCCCGAAATGGTAGAGCTTAGATTGTTTGAGAAAAAGATGTCTCAAACCGATTTTGCAAAAGTTTCTGGAATAAGCCTTTCCAAAGTGAACCAAATTATAAAGGGAAATCGTAAGGTAGATATTCCTTTTGCTAAAGCGGTTTACCAAGTATTGGATATTCCTGCTGATTTTGTACTGTCTCATTCTTAA
- a CDS encoding type II toxin-antitoxin system HigB family toxin, translating to MVIISKAPLKRYLNDRPDHSIEVWRWYLVVKDADWSNFAEMKQSFNSVDSVGNGLFVFNIKGNHCRIVARVIFGARTVFVKFVGTHAEYDKLNFKKL from the coding sequence ATGGTTATTATTTCAAAAGCCCCACTAAAGAGGTATCTAAATGACCGACCTGACCATAGCATAGAGGTTTGGCGTTGGTATCTCGTTGTAAAAGATGCTGATTGGTCTAATTTCGCAGAAATGAAGCAGTCTTTTAATAGTGTAGACAGTGTAGGCAATGGTCTATTTGTCTTTAATATAAAGGGCAACCATTGTCGTATTGTTGCTAGGGTTATTTTTGGAGCAAGAACCGTATTTGTAAAATTTGTGGGTACACACGCTGAATATGACAAACTAAACTTTAAAAAGTTATGA
- a CDS encoding galactose-binding protein: protein MTNEVLYNLNGKYFKDFGVFISESKGLLDKPKLKSKRSYDWAEYHGKAVDLDKPKYDEREIELKGWVEGETWPQMKTNFDTLLSELDKEGLQRLVIEYLGNALVFDVYLSGGVELEKSFKEGKMIGFFTLKMKDPNPIKRVFKLVGNDLQLSFNAQSWVDINIDGINETRKGNITINKAVPSRELSDYVYYGRNLVLKSNIEKTWRHNVYDTIYNDNPELIGKEVVFSAEIETDKDNDLAIYNSNGTSLVASAFSSRRIVSAGKIRISHIFKLAGINNGEPHRLRFEVYSYSNLPYKVSNVKIELGNIATDWTPAPEDTHYITISGNTDEITNLQTNAEELWSL from the coding sequence ATGACAAACGAGGTGTTGTATAATTTGAACGGTAAATATTTTAAAGATTTTGGAGTGTTTATTTCAGAATCCAAAGGGCTTTTGGACAAACCCAAGCTAAAATCCAAAAGGTCTTATGATTGGGCGGAGTATCACGGCAAAGCGGTGGATTTAGACAAACCTAAATACGATGAGCGAGAAATTGAGTTGAAAGGTTGGGTTGAGGGCGAAACTTGGCCGCAAATGAAAACCAATTTTGATACCCTTTTGTCAGAACTTGACAAAGAGGGGTTACAGAGGTTGGTTATAGAATACTTAGGAAACGCTTTAGTATTTGATGTTTACCTTTCTGGCGGAGTAGAACTTGAAAAGTCGTTTAAAGAGGGTAAAATGATAGGGTTCTTCACTTTGAAAATGAAAGACCCCAACCCCATTAAAAGAGTATTTAAACTTGTAGGAAATGATTTGCAATTATCCTTTAATGCTCAATCTTGGGTGGATATAAACATAGACGGAATCAACGAAACAAGAAAGGGGAATATAACAATCAATAAGGCGGTTCCAAGTAGAGAGTTAAGTGATTATGTTTATTATGGTAGAAATTTGGTATTGAAATCAAATATTGAAAAAACGTGGCGACATAATGTTTATGATACCATCTATAATGATAATCCAGAGCTAATAGGAAAAGAGGTGGTGTTTTCTGCAGAAATAGAAACTGACAAAGATAACGATTTGGCGATATATAATAGTAACGGAACAAGTTTAGTTGCTTCTGCATTTTCCTCTCGTCGTATTGTAAGTGCAGGAAAAATAAGGATAAGTCATATTTTCAAACTTGCAGGAATAAACAATGGAGAGCCTCATCGTCTCAGATTTGAAGTTTATTCTTATAGTAATTTGCCTTACAAAGTAAGTAATGTTAAGATAGAACTAGGAAACATAGCCACCGATTGGACGCCCGCCCCCGAAGACACTCATTATATCACAATATCAGGGAATACAGACGAAATTACTAACCTACAAACCAATGCAGAAGAATTATGGAGTTTATAG
- a CDS encoding phage tail spike protein, which produces MEFIVVQGDKTLNLNNRKPLRSVTKAEHRQSLLSEDIINITVESKTPLALQVGNYIEYENRRYTLNSAPKVKKEQGYYTYDLVFEGVQYLLRDKVYFNLDAQGFQNTADFPLTGEINIFLTTLITNINSISDFIWVLGEYPQNTETKTLTFNNENCLAVLQKICQEYDTEFEIKQDLERKSYTLNIKKIGETLNQTFEYGKGNGLYSLSRENVNDNVVTRLYVFGSTNNIKSGYRDYSQRLRLPISHGKDYIQDDAKVKLFGLKEGVKIFDDIKPTFKGIVSGVTNLENGSQEIEVSNMDFDLNETDSNGTKYLLNDTPAKLHINKGNLAGYEFELLKNGGYNHATKTFRVKQFTDERGQKFPEAGSVFSFSVGDEFTLLDIAMPEQYITNAENKLLEEGQKEYEKQSVNNLKYNLELDPLYLQQIGANTSIFFKIGDYIRVIDEPLKIDKTTRIVDITRDLLDEYNYKIGIADTYEISFVASLLTDIKDTKTVIKTQEQINRRNYLNGYRNLQELRESVFDVEGYFDSTHIKPESIEANMLSVGAKSQQFALENISLNPNIEGNPARTFISGGKLVHFSLEDGIREWNILPYSRNDLLNQVYYVYAKCSRGSSNAMWYITTEQIRFDSRSDYYYFLCYLLYTPKDSKREAEAMYGNVFMHGGQITAGRIKSLNGQTYFDLDSGEIAGTIKFKSGNGYVEVGSAIQQAVDAVSVGGVNLARNTEFKNGGEHWSKGYPQAEFLPNERAVKITSIDGQDYNQIDQNIKCEKNTEYTISAFVKGIGSAFFYALEMKENGTYTAVYSDNYRVFPINSEYKYVKFTIRTQSDTAYFIFILRAFSNNTVWFKDVKVEKGNKATDWSPNPQDIETLFANLQQGISNMQTSLSDVKTKTDNFASIQGGLMMANLMSVGSNQANQNAFISGITDEGAMSVRFGAGANYANKHNAPFRVLDNGKVYGSDMEITGGKIARFNISGNTLSGQGIADPNDYLEIKSSGSILSYKKSLSSGRESYALINNDDSILNGNKNNILRLWGRDVNNYTPYNALSIRADGQYATALNIESGDIRVGGEVGYTGELFLGGVWLTIRKGIITNYS; this is translated from the coding sequence ATGGAGTTTATAGTAGTACAAGGAGATAAAACTCTTAACCTCAATAATAGAAAGCCTTTGCGTTCGGTTACCAAAGCTGAGCATAGACAGTCTTTGCTATCAGAAGACATAATAAATATTACCGTAGAAAGCAAAACACCTCTTGCTTTGCAAGTAGGCAACTATATAGAATATGAAAACCGAAGATACACACTTAACTCTGCTCCAAAGGTAAAAAAGGAGCAGGGTTATTATACCTATGATTTAGTTTTTGAGGGAGTACAATATTTATTGAGAGATAAGGTGTATTTCAACTTGGACGCTCAAGGCTTCCAAAACACGGCGGATTTTCCTTTAACAGGAGAAATAAATATTTTCCTTACAACACTAATCACAAATATAAATTCCATTTCAGATTTTATTTGGGTTTTGGGTGAATATCCGCAAAATACAGAAACCAAGACACTAACTTTTAATAATGAAAACTGCCTCGCTGTTTTACAAAAAATCTGTCAGGAATACGATACCGAGTTTGAAATCAAGCAGGATTTAGAGAGAAAATCTTACACGCTCAACATTAAGAAAATAGGAGAAACTTTAAACCAAACCTTTGAATATGGAAAGGGAAACGGACTCTATTCACTAAGCCGTGAAAATGTGAATGATAATGTGGTTACTCGTCTTTATGTTTTCGGCTCAACGAATAATATTAAAAGCGGATACCGAGATTATTCACAGCGTTTGCGGTTGCCTATTTCTCACGGAAAGGATTATATTCAGGACGATGCTAAGGTAAAATTGTTCGGCTTAAAAGAGGGCGTTAAAATTTTTGACGACATCAAACCTACTTTTAAGGGGATAGTATCAGGCGTTACCAATTTGGAAAACGGCTCGCAAGAGATAGAAGTTTCTAATATGGACTTTGACCTGAACGAAACCGACAGCAACGGAACAAAGTATTTATTAAATGATACTCCTGCGAAGCTCCATATAAACAAAGGAAATTTGGCAGGATATGAATTTGAGTTGCTTAAAAACGGAGGCTACAACCACGCCACTAAGACTTTTAGAGTAAAGCAATTTACAGACGAAAGAGGACAAAAGTTTCCAGAAGCAGGTTCCGTGTTTTCATTTTCGGTTGGAGATGAGTTCACATTGTTAGATATTGCAATGCCCGAACAGTACATTACAAATGCCGAAAACAAACTCCTTGAAGAGGGACAAAAGGAATACGAAAAACAATCGGTAAACAACCTTAAATATAATTTAGAGTTAGACCCTCTGTATCTGCAACAGATAGGGGCTAATACGTCTATTTTCTTTAAAATTGGGGATTATATCCGTGTGATAGATGAACCGCTTAAAATAGATAAAACGACACGCATAGTAGATATTACGAGGGACTTATTAGATGAATATAATTACAAAATAGGCATTGCGGACACTTACGAAATCAGCTTTGTAGCAAGTCTGCTTACCGATATTAAAGATACTAAAACGGTTATAAAAACGCAGGAACAAATTAACCGACGAAATTACTTGAACGGTTATCGTAACCTGCAAGAGCTTCGAGAAAGTGTCTTTGATGTAGAGGGTTACTTTGACTCTACACATATCAAGCCAGAGAGTATAGAAGCCAATATGCTTTCGGTTGGAGCAAAGAGCCAACAATTTGCATTAGAAAATATAAGTCTGAATCCTAATATAGAGGGTAATCCTGCAAGAACATTTATTAGCGGTGGGAAGTTGGTTCATTTTTCCTTAGAAGACGGTATTAGAGAGTGGAACATATTGCCATACAGCCGTAATGATTTATTGAATCAGGTTTATTACGTTTATGCGAAATGTTCAAGAGGAAGTAGTAATGCGATGTGGTATATCACCACCGAGCAGATAAGGTTTGATAGTCGGTCAGATTATTATTACTTCTTGTGTTACTTACTCTACACACCAAAAGACAGTAAACGAGAAGCAGAAGCAATGTACGGTAATGTATTTATGCACGGAGGGCAAATAACAGCAGGGAGAATTAAATCGCTCAACGGACAAACCTATTTTGATTTGGATAGTGGGGAAATAGCAGGAACGATTAAGTTCAAAAGCGGTAATGGTTATGTGGAAGTTGGGAGTGCTATACAACAAGCGGTAGATGCGGTGAGTGTAGGAGGCGTAAACCTAGCTCGCAATACTGAATTTAAAAACGGTGGAGAACATTGGAGCAAAGGGTATCCACAAGCAGAGTTTCTACCTAATGAAAGAGCAGTTAAGATAACCTCAATAGATGGACAAGATTACAATCAAATAGACCAAAATATAAAATGTGAGAAAAACACAGAATATACAATATCAGCCTTTGTTAAGGGGATAGGTTCTGCCTTTTTCTACGCATTAGAAATGAAAGAAAATGGTACTTATACGGCTGTTTATTCTGATAATTACAGAGTATTTCCTATAAATTCAGAATACAAATATGTAAAATTTACAATAAGGACACAGTCTGACACTGCTTATTTCATCTTTATACTAAGAGCATTTAGCAACAATACAGTTTGGTTTAAAGATGTAAAAGTGGAAAAAGGTAATAAAGCGACCGATTGGTCGCCCAATCCACAGGATATAGAAACTCTATTTGCTAACCTTCAACAAGGGATAAGCAATATGCAAACCTCTTTGTCTGATGTAAAGACTAAAACAGACAACTTCGCTTCTATTCAAGGCGGGTTGATGATGGCTAATTTAATGAGTGTAGGAAGCAACCAAGCTAATCAAAACGCTTTTATTTCGGGAATAACCGACGAGGGAGCAATGAGCGTCAGGTTTGGAGCAGGAGCTAACTATGCCAATAAACATAACGCCCCGTTTAGGGTGCTGGATAATGGGAAAGTTTATGGCTCTGATATGGAAATTACGGGTGGTAAAATAGCAAGGTTCAATATTAGCGGAAATACACTTTCGGGGCAAGGAATAGCAGACCCAAACGACTATTTAGAAATAAAGTCATCTGGAAGCATACTTTCATATAAAAAAAGTCTTTCATCTGGGAGAGAAAGCTATGCTCTCATCAATAATGATGATAGTATTTTAAACGGAAATAAAAACAATATACTTCGGCTCTGGGGGCGTGATGTGAACAATTACACGCCCTACAACGCTCTATCTATAAGGGCAGACGGACAGTATGCTACTGCCTTAAATATAGAATCGGGAGATATTCGTGTGGGTGGAGAGGTAGGATATACAGGAGAATTATTTTTGGGGGGAGTATGGCTTACCATTAGAAAAGGTATAATAACAAATTATTCATAA